Below is a window of Anaerobacillus alkaliphilus DNA.
GCAACAGATTGTGCTCGCATTAAATCATCAGGGTTTTGATTTAATGTTAGCCAAAATGCAACTAGTGTAACAACACCTATCATGAATCCTCGACTGACAATTTTCCATGCCAGACCTCTAGCAAAAACGCTTTCCATAGGATGTCGTGGTTTTCGTTTCATTACATCATTTTCTGCTTGGTCAAGACCTAATGCCATCGCAGGTAACCCATCCGTTACTAGATTAATCCAGAGAATTTGAATTGCTACTAATGGAAGAGGCATGCCAAGCATCATTGCAAATAACATAACTAATATTTCACCGACATTTGAGGCAAGCATATAGCGGATAAATTTCCGTATATTATCATAGATATTCCGGCCTTCATTAATTGCTGCTTTAATTGTTGCAAAGTTATCATCACTTAACACTAGAGAAGATGCTTCTTTAGCTACGTCTGTACCAGTTATCCCCATTGCTACGCCAATATTAGCAGCCTTTATTGCAGGTGCATCGTTTACTCCGTCTCCAGTCATGGCCACAATATGCCCTTTGGCTTGAAGTGCTTTAACAATTTTTAGCTTGTGTTCAGGCGAAACACGGGCGTATACGTAGATATCATCTACAACTTCTTCTAAGTCAGTTACACTCATTTTAGCCAGTGTAGTTCCATCCATAATTTTTCCATGGGCAGGCAAGATGTTTAATTGTTTTGCAATCGCTTGTGCTGTAATGATATGATCCCCAGTAATCATAATTGTTTTTATTCCTGCATCTCGGCACTCTATAATAGATGCCTTTACTTCTGGTCTTGGTGGGTCAATCATCCCTTGGAGCCCAATAAACGTAAGTTTATCTTCCACCATTGATTCTGAAGTGTAGTTAAATTGTTTATCAATCTCCTTATACGCTATTGCAATTGTACGCAATGCTTGTGATGCCAATTGATCAATTGCACCAACAACAGCAGCTTCTCTTTGAGGAGATAATGGTTGTTTTCTTTCTTCCCATAATATTTGTTCGCTTCTTTTTAATAAAACATCAGGTGCACCTTTTGTAACGACAAAGCGCTTACCATCTTTTTTCCTTTCAACAATGACACTCATCATTTTCCTAGCTGAATCAAATGGCAATTCCTCTAAGATCTTATATTCTTCTTGAAAGAGGTCTCTAGTAATTCCTGCTTTTTCAGCCGAGACAACTAAAGCTCCTTCAGTTGGATCTCCATCTATCAAATATTCTAGCTTTGTTTTTCCTAGAAGCCCTTCTTTTACTTCATTGGTTACAATTCTAGCATTATTACATAAGGCCCCAAACGTTAGAAGTTGTTGTAGTGTTCTTTCTGTATCGATATGAATTTTTCTACCATTATGATAAAAATCACCTTCAGGTTGATAGCCTGTTCCGGAAACATCCCATGTTTTACCTCCTGACCATAGGTTAGTTACTGTCATCTTGTTCTGTGTTAACGTCCCTGTTTTATCAGAACAAATGACGGATGCACAGCCTAATGTTTCAACTGCAGGAAGCTTTCTCACAATCGCCTTTCTTTTTATCATTCTTTGTACACCGAGTGCTAGAGCCACAGTAACAATTGCAGGTAACCCTTCCGGAATAGCAGCAACTGCTAAAGACACACCAGCTAAGAACATTGTGTAAATGTCATGGCCCTGGTAAACCCCAATAACTACTACTAAAGCTGTGAGTAAAAGTGCAACTAAAATTAATATTTTCCCTAACTGTTCAAGTTTGCGTTGCAAAGGTGTGACAAGAGTTTCTGCAGATTGGAGCAAATGTGCTATTTTCCCCATTTCCGTTTTCATACCAGTGGCAACAATAACACCAATCCCACTTCCTTGAGTGACCATCGTCCCCATAAAAGCCATATTCTCTTGATCTCCAACTGAAAGATCTGAACCGGATAAAACTGCCTCTGTTTTTTGTACTGGCACGGATTCACCAGTTAACGCACTTTCTTCAATTCTTAGTCCTTTCGCTTCGATAATACGAATATCTGCGCCAATTCGATCTCCGCTAGTGAATTTGACAATGTCCCCTACAACGACCTCGATCGATGGGACTTTTGTCCATTCACCCTTACGGAGGACTGTCATCTGTGGTGCCGAAAGTTCTTTTAATGCAGCCAATGATTTTTCTGCTTTTCGCTCCTGAATAAAGCCAAGGACCCCATTTAATAAGACAATCAGTATGATGGTAATCGCATCGATGTATTCCCCTAACAAACCCGATATTAATGTTGCTACGAGCAAAACAATAACCATAAAGTCTTTAAATTGCGCTAAAAACAAGAAAATAGCTGGTACCTTTTCGCCTTCATCCAGCTTATTGTAACCAAATTGCTTTAACCTTTTATTAGCTTCTTCTTCAGTTAAACCATTCGAAAAATGCGATCGGGTCATTTGTTCAACATCTTTTATTTCGCGTTCGTACCACTTCATATCAACACCTCACATTTATATCATTTAGACGACCTGCCTTGTCCTTTACAAACTATCTTTATTCAGGCACGTCCAAAAAAATGCTATACTGTTAAGTGAATTGGAAAAATCATTCTAATTTTGCTACTTCAAGAAAAAAGGTTATAATTTCTAGGGTAATACCTATGGTAATGGAGTGAAGAAGATATGTCTTTTGACGGCACAGTAATGAGAGCAGTAGTAACTGAACTTAATCAAACGCTCCTTTCGGGGAGAATTACAAAAATATATCAACCTTTTAAAACAGAACTACTATTTACAGTTCGAGCAAACGGAGCAAACCACCAGTTGCTATTGTCTGCTAACCCTAGTTTTGCAAGAATGCATTTAACAAATGAAAAAGTTGATAACCCTGCTGAACCGCCAATGTTTTGTATGCTATTAAGAAAGCATCTTGAAGGTGGAATTATTGAAGGAATTGAACAGTTAGAATTAGAAAGAATTGTAAAAATTAATATTAAAGGTAGAAATGAACTAGGTGATGTTAGCTATAAAAAATTAATGGTTGAAATTATGGGGCGCCACAGTAACATCGTTTTACTTGATGAAAAAGGTGATAAAATTCTTGATAGTATTAAGCATTTATCCCCAGGAGTTAATAGCTATCGAACCATTTTACCTGGGCAAACATACAAACTCCCACCAGAGCAAGAAAAGCTAAATCCACTATCAATTGATAAAGAAACGTTTATCAAAAAAATGGACTTTAATTCTGGAAAACTTGATAGCCAGATGTTGCAGCAATTTTCTGGATTGTCGCCACAACTAACAAAAGAAATTCTTTATAAAGCTAAGCTACCAAATCGAGAAACTCTTACAAACGCTTTCCTTGAAGTTATTGATGAGATTAATTTAGGACATTTTAAGCCACAAATAACAACGACAACCAACAAAGAACATTTCTCAATTATTGAACTTAGCCACTTAAATGGAACGAGTCGAATGTTCGATTCTGTTAGTGAGATGTTAAATCACTTTTATTTTGGAAAAGCTGAGCGAGATCGTGTTCACCAACAAGCAAACGATCTTGAAAAATTTCTAAAAAATGAATTCCAAAAAAATAAATCGAAAATTAAAAAGCTTGAGCAAACGTTAGTAGATGCTGAGGCAGCTTCAAAATATCGAAAACTTGGTGAATTGCTTACTGCATATCTACATCAAATAAAAAAAGGGCAAAAAGAGGTCGAAGTCATCGATTTCTATGATGAAGAAGGAAAAATGGTTAGTATTCCTCTTGATCCGTTAAAATCGCCTTCAGACAATGCCCAAAGTTATTTTAAACGATATAACAAAGCAAAAAATTCACTTGAAATTGTCAAAGCACAAATTGAGATCGCACAACAAGAGCTTATCTATTTGGAATCAATCCTTGGTCAAATGGAGTCAGCTGCACCAAGGGATATCGCTGAAATTAGAGAAGAATTAATCGAGGGTGGCTACATCCGCAACCGCAACAAAAAACAAGTAAAAAAGAAAAAAGAAACGAAGCCGTTTCTCGAAGAATATAAATCTTCAACTGGTGTTGAAATCCTCGTTGGAAAAAACAATAAACAAAATGAGTATTTAACAAATCGTCTGGCAAGGCAATCTGAGACATGGTTACATACAAAAGACATTCCTGGCTCACATGTAGTAATCCGAAGCTCTAACATTGATGAAACAACCTTAGTAGAGGCCGCACAACTGGCAGCCTACTTTAGTAAAGCCAAACACTCAAGCTCCGTACCCGTTGACTACACGTTAATTAAGCACGTGAAAAAACCAAGCGGTTCAAAACCAGGCTATGTCATCTATGACAATCAAACGACAGTATACGTAACACCAGCTGAAGATGTTGTGAAGAAGCTTAGGAAGTAATTTATGAATTATGAATTATGGATTATGAATTATGAATTATGAATTATGGATTATGAATTATGAATTATGAATTATGAATTATGAATTATGAATTATGAATTATGAATTATGAATTATGAATTATGAATTATGAATTATGAATTATGAATTATGAATTATGAATTATGAATTATGAAAAGGGAACGTGCTTATTTGTTATAAGCCGTTCCCTTTACTATCATTTGGTTTTTAATTCAACATTCAAAATTGACAATTGACAATTAGAACTTATCCCGCATCCAGCACTTTAAACTGTGCTTTAACAAGCTTATAGTATTCTCCTTGTTGGGCCATAAGTTCATCATGATTTCCTGTCTCTAAGATATTGCCGTGTTCCAATACAATAATATTATCTGCTTCGCGTATGGTAGACAATCGATGAGCAATCATTATTGAGGTACGGTCTTTTAAGAGAGTGCGTAATGCTTCTTGGATGACTTGCTCTGTTTCCGTATCAATACTTGCCGTTGCTTCATCTAAGATCAAGATTTGAGGATTAGCAAGCAACGCTCTTGCGAACGATAATAACTGTCGTTGGCCTACTGATAAAATATTTCCTCGTTCCTCTACTTCAGTTAAGTATCCAGCTTTTAATTGTTCAATAAATTTATGAGCACCTACTGTTTCACATGCTTTTATTACTTCTTCGTCACTAGCATCAGGTTTCCCAAATCGAACATTATCCATAATCGTTCCAGAAAAAATAAATGTTTCTTGAAGTACTGTGCTTACACGTTGTCTTAAGCTCTCAAGCTTGATTTCTTTTAGATCATGCCCATCAATTTTGACAGTACCACTTGTTGGATCATAGAACCTTGCAATAAGGTTTACAATTGTTGTCTTACCAGATCCAGTGTGACCAACTAAGGCAACTGTTTGCCCAGCTTCTATTTTTAAATTAATTTCATTTAACGCTGTCCGTTTGTCATCATAAGAAAAGCGGACATTTTCAAAAGCAATTTCTCCCTTGAGGTTTGGTAACGCTATTGCTTTACTACTTTCTTTCACTGAAGGTTTTTCATCTAGAAACTCAAAAATTCGTTCAGAAGAAGCCATCCCAACTAAAAGTTGATTATACACCTGGCCAAGACGTGAGATCGGTTCCCAAAACATCCCTAAATAAAAAGCGAAGGAGACGAATGTTCCGATATCAATCGTATTGCTTTGAATAAGTGTTACCCCGTACCAAATTAAAATAGCTGTACCAATCGCATTCGACATTTCGACAAAAGGACGAAACATTGCGTTCTTTTGTGTCGCATCACGCCAAGCGAGAAAATTATCCTGGTTCATTTCTTTAAAAAAGCTAATATTTTCTTGTTCTTGAGTATACGATTGTGTTACACGAATTCCTTGAATACTTTCATTTAAATGTGAATTAATCTGTGATTGCTTTAAGCGAACTAATTGCCAAGAACGCCTAATTCGGCGACGTAACCCAGTCGAAATTAGAAACATTAAAGGTAAAATAATCATGACTGCCAACGTTAACTGTGGGCTTAAGAAAAACAAAATGACAATAATCCCAACAAGCATCAGTAGGTCCATCAGTAAGTTAATAACACCATTTGTAAATAAATCCTGTAATGAGTTTACATCATTTGTGATCCTAACTAGGATTGATCCTGCTGAACGCTTATCAAAAAATTTATGTGACAAGCGTTGAATATGTTTAAATAGGCTTTGACGTAAGTCAAAAATAACATATTGTCCAAGTTTATTCATCCAGCGAATACGCCAGGTATTGGCTACCCATGAGATAATATAGAGAGCGGCAATCAAAATAACGATATTCCTTAAAGCCCCCCCATCCCCATCATAAATAACATTATTTAAGGCATAAACCCCAATTAAAATTGGTGTTATAAGACGTATTGCAGTGGAAACAAGCATCGCTATAATGGATAAAGGAAGTAAATTTTTTGAGTATGGCTTGATATAGCTAAATAATCGTAACATTTGTTTCCAGTTAAATGGTTTCTCAATGACTGAATCTACTGCATAATGAAATCGATTATTACGGGCTTTCTTTTCTTTCATCATATAATCACCTTCTTGCTTTCTACCTCGACTAAAGTTTCACGATCTTTAAATTGGATATCGTAAATACGTCGATATAATCCTGTTTTGTTCACTAATAGCTCTTCATGCGTTCCTCGTTCTCTAACTTCTCCATCTTCTAACACTAGAATTTCATCTGCGTGCATTAATGAAGAGATCCGATGAGCAATGATAAACGTTGTCCGTCCCTTCATCACTTCTTGAAAAGCGGCTTGTATTTTTGCTTCTGTCTCCATATCTACAGCACTCGTAGCGTCATCTAATATAAGAATACTAGGATTAATCAAAATTGATCTGGCAATCGCAATTCTTTGCTTTTGTCCTCCTGAAAGGCCCATTCCACGCTCCCCTAGAATTGTGTCATACCCATCAGGGAGTTCCATAATAAACTCATGAGCATCTGAACGCTTAGCTGCATCTTGAATTTGCTCTAACGTTGCTTCGGGAAAACCGTAAGAAATGTTATCGCGGATGGAACACGAAAATAAAAATGACTCTTGTAGTACAACTCCGATATTTTTTCGTAATGATTGAATTGAGTATTCACTTATATCTCGACCGTCAATTAAAATCTCGCCATGATTTGGTTCATAGAAGCGAGAAATCAATTGGGTAATCGTAGTCTTACCTGCACCAGTTGCACCAATTAAACCAATAACCCTTCCTACTGGTGCATCAAAGCTAATATCTTTAAGAGCTTCTCCGTCTTCTGTGCCATAACTATGTGTTACATGACGAAATTGAACATGACCTTGTAATTCCTCTACAGTTATAGCCTTTTCAGTATCTTTAATATCTTCATTTTCATCAAGTATTTCAACAAGTCGTTCTCCTGATGCCTTTGACTGAGAAAATGTATTAATGATAAACCCTAAATTCATAAGCGGTCCAATAATATACCAAACTAAACTAAAGAATGCGACAAGCTCCCCTGGTGCTAATTGATTATTAATAACCATGAAACCACCAAATCCTAAAAGCATCACGACGCAAATTTGTCCAATAAGCTCCATTAATGGAAAGTAACGCGCCCAAATATTTGAGGTTAAAATGTAATTATCTTTATAATCACCATTGTTATTAACAAACTTATCAATCTCGTAATCTTCTCTTGAGAGTGATTTTACTGTGTTCATACCACTGATATTTTCTTGAACCTTTGTAGTAAGCCTTGCAAAGGATTTCCTTATTCCTTTAAATGCAGGGTGAACTTCTTTATCAAAACGATAAACGACTACAATTAAAAAAGGCATTGCTGCAAGAGTAAGTAATGCAAGTGGAACACTAAAATATAACATAATTCCTAAACTAAGCCCTACTAATAAAATTAAATTCAAAGCCTGAGCAAAACCAAATGATAAGAAGAAGCGGAAGCCCTCCACATCAGCGGTAAGCCTCGACATGAGGTCACCTGTTTTGGCATTGTCATAATAACGGAAAGGTAAATACTGTAGTTTTTTGTACAATGAATTACGTAACTCGTAAACCGTTTTAATTCCAAATAAGTCCCCAAAAAACTGATGGTAGTAGGTTGCAATTCCTTTGATTACCATAATACCTATAAATCCTAAGGCAACATAAGGAACTAAGTTGTAATTTCCAGCTAAGATTACATCATCTATCGTGACCTTAAGGATTACTGGATAGACTACAGTAATTGCTGTTACAAAAAATAAAAATAAAATAGAACCCAAAAAGTACTTTTTGTACGGCCAATAAAATTGTTTAAGCCTAAGAAACGTTTTCATGTTAAACCTCCAATATAGATGAACCATCTAAAATAGTAAGAAAATTTTTTAAAGTGCAAAAATGTAATAGGTAATCTATAATATATCGGTTTCCGAAATAATTTTCTACCCTTAAATTTCCTAGTTTCTTGGCTTTATTGTCGAAAATAATCCAATTGTCTTCATTTCTCTCCTATTTAGTAACGAATCCTCTTTTTTTAAGAGTTAAATAAAAAACTAGTCCCACCTATCGAGACTAGTTTTGTTTAGAATTTTGCAATTGTAATAATGGCTAAATCATCTAAAACGTTAATGTTGCGTACCACTTTTGCACCTTCATCAGTAAAATAAGCTGTGAGTTGCTCTGTTGAATAACGATGTCTACTTGTAGAGATCGTTGACCATTGTAACAGTGTTTTCTCTTCGAAGCCTGAAAGATTATGGTCTATGCAATAGCGTGAAGCTTCTTGCTGATTCATTTTTATTGATGGATTTAACATGGCAATTATACCGTTTTCCTTAATAACCCTAAGGATTTCCTCCATAGCAACGGTAGGTTCAGGAAGTAAAAATAACACGCATGTTGAAAGAACAATATCAAACTGGTTGTTAGGGAATGGCAACTCGTATGCATCTCCAACTAGAAACGTTCCTTTGTGTCCTAATTCATGAAAAAGAAAGGTTTGAGTAGATGCTTTTATCATTTCTGAAGATAAGTCTATGCCTGTCACATGCATTGATTCTTTGGCTCCTCTTAGTAAGAGTCGACCTGTCCCGCATCCGACATCTAAGACACTCTTACCTACCCAGCTTCCTGTAGCGTCCTTAAGTAAATTATGAACTCCACTAAGCCAACTTGTCTGCGCCATTCCATCAAAAAAACGAACAAGATTGTTAAAATCCTCACCTTGCATTTTCTTCATCAATCTAACCTCCTGTATGAGAGTTCCTTCATACAGAGTTTAGCCATTATGAAAGCCAATCTAATGATGAAGGGTTATCACGCCATTTTTTTAATTTTGCAAGGTCCTCTTGATTAATTAACTCGTTTTCATTCGCTACATCAATAAGTGTCAAATAATCTGTAATTGTATAATAGCTCAGTCCTGCTTCAGCTAGTAGTGTTTTCCCTTTTTCTAAGCCATATGTAAAAATCGCTACAACGCCTAATACATTGGCCCCAGCTGTTCTTAATGCATCTGCTGTGGTAATGACACTTCCACCTGTTGAAATTAAATCTTCGACAATGACAACGCTTTGTCCTTCTTTAATTAGTCCTTCAATTTGGTTTCCTTTACCATGCTCTTTGGCTTTACCACGAACATAAACCATTGGTAAATTTAAGTTATCACTAACCCAGGCTGCATGCGCAATCCCAGCTGTTGCTGTTCCTGCAATGACATCCACTTCAGGATAGTGAGTTCTGATTAGCTCTTCTAAGCCAATCGCAATTTTCCTACGTACTAAAGGATATGAAAGCGTCAAACGATTATCACAATAAATAGGTGACTTCATTCCTGATGTCCATGTAAATGGTTCATTAGGCTTTAAATGGACCGCACCGATTTCTAATAAATGATTAGCTAGTTGTTGTTTCACAAGCCTTCACTCCACTCTTTTTTGATTGTTTGTAATGCCAATAACGGGTCAACGCTCGCTGTTATACTTCTTCCAACTACAATAAAGTCGCTTTCTAAGCTCCTAGCTTCCTTTGGAGTTGTAATTCGTTGTTGATCATCCTTCGAGTCTCCTGCTAACCGAATTCCAGGTGTTACTGTTAGGAACGAACTTCCGCACGCTTCTTTGATCAATGGGACTTCTAAAGGTGATGATACCACTCCATCAAGGCCACTACGTTTAGCTAGACTAGCATAATGAACAACAATATCTTCAATCTTTCCATTCACTTTTAACTCTTCTTGCATCACATTCTCGCTTGTACTGGTTAATTGAGTAACAGCGATGCATGTAGGACGATCTTTCCCACTTAAAGTACCTTTTTCCAACCCTTCAAGAGCACGTTCCATCATCAAGCATCCACCAGCGGCATGAACATTTATTATATCCACTTCAAGACGTGCAAGTGACTGCATCGCCCGACCAACCGTATTTGGAATATCATGAAGCTTCAAATCTAGAAATATATTGTGACCTTTTTCCTTTAGTTTGCTAAGTAAGGAGTTCCCACAGCTATAATAAAGCTCCATCCCTACTTTTACAAATAACTGTTCGTCACCAAATTGGTTTAATAGCTCCCAAACTGGTTTTTCATCTGAATAATCTAGAGCAATGATAATTGGACTTTTACTCATTTCCAGCTACCTCCAATCAATTCAGTTATATGCTCAACCCCAAGCTCATCTAGTAAACCTGGTAGCTCATCAATAATGGTTGGACAAACAAAGGGATCAACAAAGTTAGCTGTACCTACTGCAACCGCACTTGCCCCAGCTAGGAAAAATTCGACCACATCTTCGGCCG
It encodes the following:
- a CDS encoding class I SAM-dependent methyltransferase; its protein translation is MKKMQGEDFNNLVRFFDGMAQTSWLSGVHNLLKDATGSWVGKSVLDVGCGTGRLLLRGAKESMHVTGIDLSSEMIKASTQTFLFHELGHKGTFLVGDAYELPFPNNQFDIVLSTCVLFLLPEPTVAMEEILRVIKENGIIAMLNPSIKMNQQEASRYCIDHNLSGFEEKTLLQWSTISTSRHRYSTEQLTAYFTDEGAKVVRNINVLDDLAIITIAKF
- a CDS encoding ABC transporter ATP-binding protein — encoded protein: MKEKKARNNRFHYAVDSVIEKPFNWKQMLRLFSYIKPYSKNLLPLSIIAMLVSTAIRLITPILIGVYALNNVIYDGDGGALRNIVILIAALYIISWVANTWRIRWMNKLGQYVIFDLRQSLFKHIQRLSHKFFDKRSAGSILVRITNDVNSLQDLFTNGVINLLMDLLMLVGIIVILFFLSPQLTLAVMIILPLMFLISTGLRRRIRRSWQLVRLKQSQINSHLNESIQGIRVTQSYTQEQENISFFKEMNQDNFLAWRDATQKNAMFRPFVEMSNAIGTAILIWYGVTLIQSNTIDIGTFVSFAFYLGMFWEPISRLGQVYNQLLVGMASSERIFEFLDEKPSVKESSKAIALPNLKGEIAFENVRFSYDDKRTALNEINLKIEAGQTVALVGHTGSGKTTIVNLIARFYDPTSGTVKIDGHDLKEIKLESLRQRVSTVLQETFIFSGTIMDNVRFGKPDASDEEVIKACETVGAHKFIEQLKAGYLTEVEERGNILSVGQRQLLSFARALLANPQILILDEATASIDTETEQVIQEALRTLLKDRTSIMIAHRLSTIREADNIIVLEHGNILETGNHDELMAQQGEYYKLVKAQFKVLDAG
- the pyrF gene encoding orotidine-5'-phosphate decarboxylase codes for the protein MSKSPIIIALDYSDEKPVWELLNQFGDEQLFVKVGMELYYSCGNSLLSKLKEKGHNIFLDLKLHDIPNTVGRAMQSLARLEVDIINVHAAGGCLMMERALEGLEKGTLSGKDRPTCIAVTQLTSTSENVMQEELKVNGKIEDIVVHYASLAKRSGLDGVVSSPLEVPLIKEACGSSFLTVTPGIRLAGDSKDDQQRITTPKEARSLESDFIVVGRSITASVDPLLALQTIKKEWSEGL
- a CDS encoding Rqc2 family fibronectin-binding protein, producing the protein MSFDGTVMRAVVTELNQTLLSGRITKIYQPFKTELLFTVRANGANHQLLLSANPSFARMHLTNEKVDNPAEPPMFCMLLRKHLEGGIIEGIEQLELERIVKINIKGRNELGDVSYKKLMVEIMGRHSNIVLLDEKGDKILDSIKHLSPGVNSYRTILPGQTYKLPPEQEKLNPLSIDKETFIKKMDFNSGKLDSQMLQQFSGLSPQLTKEILYKAKLPNRETLTNAFLEVIDEINLGHFKPQITTTTNKEHFSIIELSHLNGTSRMFDSVSEMLNHFYFGKAERDRVHQQANDLEKFLKNEFQKNKSKIKKLEQTLVDAEAASKYRKLGELLTAYLHQIKKGQKEVEVIDFYDEEGKMVSIPLDPLKSPSDNAQSYFKRYNKAKNSLEIVKAQIEIAQQELIYLESILGQMESAAPRDIAEIREELIEGGYIRNRNKKQVKKKKETKPFLEEYKSSTGVEILVGKNNKQNEYLTNRLARQSETWLHTKDIPGSHVVIRSSNIDETTLVEAAQLAAYFSKAKHSSSVPVDYTLIKHVKKPSGSKPGYVIYDNQTTVYVTPAEDVVKKLRK
- the pyrE gene encoding orotate phosphoribosyltransferase, with the translated sequence MKQQLANHLLEIGAVHLKPNEPFTWTSGMKSPIYCDNRLTLSYPLVRRKIAIGLEELIRTHYPEVDVIAGTATAGIAHAAWVSDNLNLPMVYVRGKAKEHGKGNQIEGLIKEGQSVVIVEDLISTGGSVITTADALRTAGANVLGVVAIFTYGLEKGKTLLAEAGLSYYTITDYLTLIDVANENELINQEDLAKLKKWRDNPSSLDWLS
- a CDS encoding ABC transporter ATP-binding protein; the protein is MKTFLRLKQFYWPYKKYFLGSILFLFFVTAITVVYPVILKVTIDDVILAGNYNLVPYVALGFIGIMVIKGIATYYHQFFGDLFGIKTVYELRNSLYKKLQYLPFRYYDNAKTGDLMSRLTADVEGFRFFLSFGFAQALNLILLVGLSLGIMLYFSVPLALLTLAAMPFLIVVVYRFDKEVHPAFKGIRKSFARLTTKVQENISGMNTVKSLSREDYEIDKFVNNNGDYKDNYILTSNIWARYFPLMELIGQICVVMLLGFGGFMVINNQLAPGELVAFFSLVWYIIGPLMNLGFIINTFSQSKASGERLVEILDENEDIKDTEKAITVEELQGHVQFRHVTHSYGTEDGEALKDISFDAPVGRVIGLIGATGAGKTTITQLISRFYEPNHGEILIDGRDISEYSIQSLRKNIGVVLQESFLFSCSIRDNISYGFPEATLEQIQDAAKRSDAHEFIMELPDGYDTILGERGMGLSGGQKQRIAIARSILINPSILILDDATSAVDMETEAKIQAAFQEVMKGRTTFIIAHRISSLMHADEILVLEDGEVRERGTHEELLVNKTGLYRRIYDIQFKDRETLVEVESKKVII
- a CDS encoding calcium-translocating P-type ATPase, SERCA-type; translated protein: MKWYEREIKDVEQMTRSHFSNGLTEEEANKRLKQFGYNKLDEGEKVPAIFLFLAQFKDFMVIVLLVATLISGLLGEYIDAITIILIVLLNGVLGFIQERKAEKSLAALKELSAPQMTVLRKGEWTKVPSIEVVVGDIVKFTSGDRIGADIRIIEAKGLRIEESALTGESVPVQKTEAVLSGSDLSVGDQENMAFMGTMVTQGSGIGVIVATGMKTEMGKIAHLLQSAETLVTPLQRKLEQLGKILILVALLLTALVVVIGVYQGHDIYTMFLAGVSLAVAAIPEGLPAIVTVALALGVQRMIKRKAIVRKLPAVETLGCASVICSDKTGTLTQNKMTVTNLWSGGKTWDVSGTGYQPEGDFYHNGRKIHIDTERTLQQLLTFGALCNNARIVTNEVKEGLLGKTKLEYLIDGDPTEGALVVSAEKAGITRDLFQEEYKILEELPFDSARKMMSVIVERKKDGKRFVVTKGAPDVLLKRSEQILWEERKQPLSPQREAAVVGAIDQLASQALRTIAIAYKEIDKQFNYTSESMVEDKLTFIGLQGMIDPPRPEVKASIIECRDAGIKTIMITGDHIITAQAIAKQLNILPAHGKIMDGTTLAKMSVTDLEEVVDDIYVYARVSPEHKLKIVKALQAKGHIVAMTGDGVNDAPAIKAANIGVAMGITGTDVAKEASSLVLSDDNFATIKAAINEGRNIYDNIRKFIRYMLASNVGEILVMLFAMMLGMPLPLVAIQILWINLVTDGLPAMALGLDQAENDVMKRKPRHPMESVFARGLAWKIVSRGFMIGVVTLVAFWLTLNQNPDDLMRAQSVAFATLVMAQLIHVFDCRSEHSVFHRNPFQNIYLVFAVLSSIALMLVVMYFPPLQPVFHTVGLTIREWMLVLGMAAIPTIALAGFHIFKRK